From Pseudomonas hefeiensis, one genomic window encodes:
- a CDS encoding YkgJ family cysteine cluster protein, which produces MKCREGCGACCIAPSISSPIPGMPHGKPAGERCVQLSVDNLCRIFGQTERPAVCSAFEADIEVCGNSTEDAIRLIGWWEQITAA; this is translated from the coding sequence ATGAAATGCCGTGAAGGCTGTGGCGCCTGCTGCATCGCCCCTTCCATCAGTTCGCCGATTCCTGGCATGCCCCACGGCAAGCCGGCGGGAGAACGTTGCGTGCAGTTGTCGGTCGATAATCTGTGCCGGATCTTCGGCCAGACGGAACGCCCGGCGGTGTGTTCGGCATTCGAAGCTGACATCGAGGTCTGTGGCAACAGCACTGAAGACGCCATCCGGCTGATCGGTTGGTGGGAGCAAATCACGGCAGCGTAA
- a CDS encoding START domain-containing protein: MGSLHRMAVLCGLTVLLATATVQAEDWKVVKEEDGIKVSLSDVAGSKYKAYQGVTVMKTTMAKLQALQEDVSAACAWIHECKSQELLKHEGDQSWTYTQFNTPWPVTARDSVLQVTTVKGADGSLTRNLKGVPTYLPEKKGFVRVTQVEGFWKFTPKDAGQIEVIYQVHTEPGGDVPSWLANKFVVDAPFNTLKALKELAEK; encoded by the coding sequence ATGGGTTCGCTGCATCGTATGGCTGTGTTGTGTGGTTTGACCGTGCTGCTGGCAACGGCAACCGTTCAGGCAGAAGACTGGAAAGTCGTCAAGGAAGAGGACGGCATCAAGGTGTCGCTCAGTGACGTGGCCGGTTCCAAGTACAAGGCCTACCAAGGCGTGACTGTCATGAAAACCACCATGGCCAAGCTGCAAGCGCTTCAGGAGGACGTTTCGGCCGCCTGTGCCTGGATTCACGAGTGCAAGAGCCAGGAGCTGCTCAAGCATGAAGGTGACCAGAGCTGGACCTACACCCAGTTCAACACGCCCTGGCCGGTTACCGCGCGAGACTCGGTGTTGCAAGTGACCACCGTCAAAGGTGCCGATGGCAGCCTGACCCGCAACCTCAAAGGTGTGCCAACGTATTTGCCTGAAAAAAAGGGGTTTGTGCGGGTCACTCAAGTCGAAGGCTTCTGGAAATTCACGCCCAAGGACGCCGGTCAGATCGAAGTGATCTACCAGGTCCACACCGAACCGGGTGGCGATGTTCCTTCCTGGCTGGCCAACAAATTCGTGGTGGATGCACCGTTCAACACCTTGAAAGCCTTGAAAGAACTCGCCGAAAAATAA
- a CDS encoding ribonuclease E inhibitor RraB, with translation MSTAYQEDISTSVLRRMKEGGFDFSQFHPIEFYAIFPDEERARRAAGQFRGESLNAQISARDDGAWSLELSRVMYATYDDIGDFEQNFEAVVEPLGGIIEGWGVKQEIRRLHA, from the coding sequence ATGAGCACAGCCTATCAAGAAGACATCAGCACCAGCGTGCTTCGCCGCATGAAAGAAGGCGGTTTCGATTTCTCACAATTTCATCCCATCGAGTTCTACGCCATTTTCCCGGATGAGGAGCGGGCGCGCAGGGCAGCAGGTCAATTTCGGGGTGAGTCATTGAATGCACAGATCAGCGCACGGGACGACGGGGCCTGGTCATTGGAGTTGAGCCGGGTGATGTACGCCACCTACGATGACATTGGAGACTTCGAACAAAACTTCGAGGCGGTGGTGGAGCCTTTGGGTGGCATCATCGAAGGTTGGGGTGTCAAACAGGAAATACGGCGTCTGCACGCCTGA
- a CDS encoding c-type cytochrome, giving the protein MKALIVFGALLLSTPLFAAQLVLELGTTARTWQTEELLQHPEARTIQIAEDVSYKKPMNYRAVPLTALLAGVEPDDHLQAVALDGFAAELPAAPLLNTNGARAWLAIEDPTQPWPPLGEGKGSAGPFYLVWTNPQAGHISPEQWPYAVATIKRLSAVAERFPALLPAPTVTQDDPVYKGFELFQKNCLACHRLNGAGDAQFGPDLNIPFNPTEYFSGDFLKRYIRDPQSLRRWPQGKMPGFSATVLPDSELDLLVGYLKHMAGRKQPLAP; this is encoded by the coding sequence GTGAAAGCTCTCATTGTGTTCGGGGCGCTGCTGCTCAGCACGCCCTTGTTTGCCGCGCAGCTGGTGCTGGAGCTGGGCACGACTGCTCGTACCTGGCAGACCGAAGAACTGCTCCAGCATCCTGAAGCCCGAACGATCCAGATCGCTGAAGACGTTTCCTACAAAAAACCGATGAATTATCGCGCCGTGCCGCTGACAGCGCTGTTGGCTGGCGTCGAACCTGACGACCATCTCCAGGCCGTGGCGCTGGACGGATTTGCCGCCGAATTGCCGGCGGCACCGTTACTCAACACCAACGGTGCTCGAGCCTGGCTGGCAATTGAAGACCCGACCCAGCCCTGGCCCCCACTGGGTGAAGGCAAGGGTAGCGCCGGGCCGTTCTACCTGGTCTGGACCAACCCCCAGGCAGGCCACATCAGCCCCGAACAATGGCCGTACGCGGTGGCAACCATCAAGCGCCTGTCAGCGGTAGCCGAACGTTTCCCTGCCCTGCTGCCAGCGCCCACGGTGACTCAGGATGATCCAGTCTATAAGGGCTTTGAACTGTTCCAGAAAAACTGCCTGGCTTGCCATCGGCTCAACGGCGCAGGCGACGCGCAGTTTGGCCCGGATCTGAACATCCCCTTCAATCCTACCGAGTACTTTTCCGGGGATTTCCTCAAGCGCTATATCCGCGACCCACAAAGCCTGCGTCGCTGGCCCCAAGGGAAGATGCCGGGGTTCTCGGCCACGGTGCTGCCGGATTCGGAGCTGGATCTGCTGGTGGGGTATCTCAAGCACATGGCGGGGCGTAAACAGCCGTTGGCCCCATGA